From the genome of Monomorium pharaonis isolate MP-MQ-018 chromosome 2, ASM1337386v2, whole genome shotgun sequence, one region includes:
- the LOC105832958 gene encoding uncharacterized protein LOC105832958 isoform X2: MRYTAQEYTDMIICYGLARENSMAAERLYADRFPNRRHPTAQTILNCIQRTKETGSVTPKYSEGTVYRSLKNEEEVLRAYTDNPGFSIRQIARIVGVRRDTVYRIIRDEGQQQFEEMEDQDEVPLSIRLQFLKNNAKRRQGSPMKTRQKWKLKKDKNRIEIKNEIDKNQIDENQINENHIDENHIDENHIDENHIDENHTDENHTDENHIDENHIDENHIDENHIDENQIQIDEKLWLFEPEFIDCGS; this comes from the exons ATGCGTTATACGGCGCAAGAGTACACGGATATGATTATTTGTTACGGATTAGCCCGGGAAAATAGTATGGCCGCGGAGCGTTTGTACGCGGATCGATTTCCCAATCGTCGGCATCCTACAGCCCAGACGATATTGAACTGCATCCAACGAACAAAAGAAACAGGCAGTGTCACGCCGAAATACTCTGAAGGAACGGTATATCGGAGCCTTAAAAACGAGGAGGAAGTTTTGCGCGCGTACACAGATAACCCTGGATTTAGTATCCGCCAAATAGCTCGTATAGTCGGCGTACGTCGAGACACAGTGTACAGAATCATTCGAGACGAAGGACAGCAG CAATTTGAAGAAATGGAAGACCAGGATGAGGTGCCACTGTCCATAAGGCTGCAGTTCTTGAAGAACAATGCAAAGCGTCGGCAAGGAAGTCCAATGAAGACAAGACAGAAATGGAagctaaaaaaagataaaaatcggattgaaattaaaaatgagatcgacaaaaatcaaattgatgAAAATCAGATTAATGAAAATCATATTGATGAAAATCATATTGATGAAAATCATATTGATGAAAATCATATTGATGAAAATCATACTGATGAAAATCATACTGATGAAAATCATATTGATGAAAATCATATTGATGAAAATCATATTGATGAAAATCATATTGACGAAAATCAAATTCAGATTGATGAAAAACTTTGGCTGTTTGAGCCTGAATTTATTGATTGTGGCTCATGA
- the LOC105832958 gene encoding uncharacterized protein LOC105832958 isoform X1, with product MASQTPGKNSSIFVYGHSVYDVILACFNVHFVHLTMQYTPQEYTDMIICYGSAGESSRAAERLYADRFPNRRHPTGQTILNCIQRTKETGSVLNQRLGGGVVYRSLKNEEKVLRVYTNNPGISIRQIARIVGISPNTVRGIIQDEGLQQFEEMEDQDEVPLSIRLQFLKNNAKRRQGSPMKTRQKWKLKKDKNRIEIKNEIDKNQIDENQINENHIDENHIDENHIDENHIDENHTDENHTDENHIDENHIDENHIDENHIDENQIQIDEKLWLFEPEFIDCGS from the exons ATGGCATCGCAGACACCGGGCAAAAATTCGTCCATATTTGTTTACGGACATAGCGTGTACGATGTGATATTGGCGTGTTTTAATGTTCATTTCGTTCACTTAACAATGCAATATACGCCGCAAGAGTATACGGATATGATTATTTGTTACGGAAGCGCCGGGGAAAGTAGTAGGGCCGCGGAGCGTTTGTACGCAGATCGATTTCCCAATCGTCGGCATCCTACAGGCCAGACGATATTGAACTGTATCCAACGAACAAAAGAAACAGGCAGTGTCCTGAACCAGCGTCTTGGGGGAGGAGTGGTATATCGGAGCCTTAAGAACGAGGAAAAAGTTTTGCGCGTGTACACAAATAATCCTGGAATTAGTATCCGCCAAATAGCTCGTATAGTCGGCATTAGTCCAAACACGGTGCGAGGAATCATTCAAGATGAAGGACTGCAG CAATTTGAAGAAATGGAAGACCAGGATGAGGTGCCACTGTCCATAAGGCTGCAGTTCTTGAAGAACAATGCAAAGCGTCGGCAAGGAAGTCCAATGAAGACAAGACAGAAATGGAagctaaaaaaagataaaaatcggattgaaattaaaaatgagatcgacaaaaatcaaattgatgAAAATCAGATTAATGAAAATCATATTGATGAAAATCATATTGATGAAAATCATATTGATGAAAATCATATTGATGAAAATCATACTGATGAAAATCATACTGATGAAAATCATATTGATGAAAATCATATTGATGAAAATCATATTGATGAAAATCATATTGACGAAAATCAAATTCAGATTGATGAAAAACTTTGGCTGTTTGAGCCTGAATTTATTGATTGTGGCTCATGA
- the LOC105832959 gene encoding UBX domain-containing protein 6 produces the protein MADKIKSFFQKKKSNAKFTKAGKGYKLTDCTSSVYTSTESKEPIKRAEPTEEAKTAGQAALARLEAKKSDKPRFNTSYAAIQARVKRELELERKAQQSLQAEDTVLKEKKDKIIDPSIFAVTDVFFRCPYLSDEVLLRDEWKKKIREFLYEQLMGEEAGLTACLIIQSCNSGKEKIESCVETLGKYLDNIINNPDVEKYWKIRMCNRIFEEKVLPIEGALDFLKAAGFEQKKLLHNENEEDFLVWSPNNCNIDTLTMLSEALRSAEPIPIELDRNLQVLMPSQARVRNELPPSFFTITPEEIKKEQQLRTEAVERNQMLRTKAMREKDEQRVLRRYKFAVLRIKFPDGIILQGTFSVHEKFQNVIEFIAENLIDDKVPFLLVTPDGIKLVEECHGKTLLELRLIPTAILEFTWNVTDKQSMPNRYLKEDVLAYIQAV, from the exons ATGGCTGATAAAATAAAGTCTTTTTTCCAAAAGAAGAAATCAAATGCCAAGTTTACAAAAGCAGGAAAGGGATACAa atTGACAGATTGCACCAGTTCTGTATATACATCAACAGAATCTAAAGAACCAATTAAGAGGGCAGAGCCTACAGAAGAAGCTAAAACAGCAGGTCAAGCTGCCTTAGCAAGATTAGAAGCAAAGAAAAGTGACAAACCAAGATTTAATac ATCATATGCTGCAATTCAAGCACGTGTTAAGCGTGAGCTGGAATTGGAAAGAAAAGCGCAACAGAGTTTACAGGCAGAAGACACAGTgttgaaagagaagaaagataaaattatagatcCGTCTATTTTCGCAGTCACCGATGTGTTTTTCCGTTGTCCGTACTTATCTGATGAAGTGTTATTGCGAGACGAgtggaaaaagaaaatacgagAGTTTTTGTACGAGCAGTTAATGGGAGAAGAAGCAGGATTAACAGCATGTCTAATTATTCAAAGTTGCAATTCtggaaaagagaaaatcgAGAGCTGCGTAGAAACACTTGGGAAATATTTggacaatattattaacaatccTGACGTAGAGAAGTATTGGAAAATTAGGATGTGCAACAGAATATTCGAA gAAAAAGTTTTGCCTATTGAAGGGGCATTAGATTTCTTAAAAGCAGCTGGTTTTGAACAGAAAAAATTACTACATAACGAAAATGAAGAAGATTTCTTAGTATGGAGCCCTAACAATTGTAACATCGATACCCTTACAATGTTAAGTGAAGCATTAAGATCTGCTGAACCCATTCCTATCGAGTTGGACAGGAATTTACAAGTATTAATGCCTAGTCAAGCTCGTGTGAGAAATGAACTGCCGCCTAGCTTTTTCACGATAACAccagaagaaataaaaaaagaacaacaGTTGCG GACGGAAGCAGTAGAAAGAAACCAAATGCTAAGAACAAAAGCTATGAGAGAAAAGGATGAGCAGCGTGTACTCAGAAGATATAAATTCGCCGTACTTCGTATTAAATTTCCAGACGGAATAATATTGCAAGGTACTTTCTCTGTGCACGAGAAGTTCCAGaatgtaattgaatttattgctgaaaatttaatcgatGATAAAGTGCCCTTTTTATTGGTAACACCGGATGGGATCAAACTAGTAGAAGAATGTCATGGAAAGACACTTTTAGAATTGCGATTAATACCTACGGCTATATTGGAATTCACCTGGAATGTAACTGATAAGCAAAGTATGCCTAACAGATATTTGAAAGAAGATGTACTTGCTTATATACAagcagtttaa